From the genome of Aerococcus urinaehominis:
TTGTTAAACTTCCTAAATAAAAAAAGCTGAGGCCGGCGCCAGTCTCAGCTTTTTTCTGTATTTAGCATTGTTTAACACGTATGACTAGCAGGACGGGCTAAGTTACTCAGCCACAATTTGCCCACTTTGAATCTCATAGTTAGGCACACTGCCAAAATCATCAGTCGGCCAAAATTCATACTTAATCTCACTTAATTGGTCTAGGTCTATAAAGCCAAAATAACGTGAGTCATTGGAATTCTGGCGATTATCTCCCATGACAAAGGCCTTCCCTTCTGGCACTTGACTGCTACCAGTTAACTGAGCGAGATCAAAATCGAAAGTATTCGGTCCGTCAGTTGGGTTAAGAGACTTATCAATATAGGGCTCTTCATAGGGTTGGCCATTTAAATATAAGACATCGTTTTTAAAGGCAATATGGTCACCAGGCAGGCCAATAACCCGTTTAATATACTTATCGCCACTACCATCCGGGGCATCAAAAACCACGACATCAAAATGCGAAATATCAGTTAGCTGGGCATCTAGTAAACGGTCACCATCCTGGAATGAACTTTCCATAGATTGTCCCGATACCCGGACCGGTCCCGCTACATATTTAAATAATAAAAATACTGCTGCAAAGGTTACCACTACTATCAATACATTAATTAATAATTCTTTCATCCAGTTGTTTTTCATCTAATCGCTCCTTTAGTTTCTATAATTATATCATGGAGTGGATAAGCATAGGCTTGATTTTAACTTAAAAATATCCGTAAGAAAGTGTGTCAAAATAAAAAGCTGCGACATAAGTCACAGCCCCTTCCATATGCTTCAGTAATTCACAATAAGTAAACAGTCAGTGATTATTCAACAGCCTGCCATTGGCCTGTTATTGGATCTAAAACCTGAGTCACCTGGCCGCTAGTTAAATCTCGTTGCCTAATTTCTACCAGATTAGCCACACTAGCATCTGGATTATCACGTCTAACCTCTTCTTGAACCGTGTATTCATCGATAGGGGTTGTAATGATATAATCTGTCTCCTCTTGAGCACTTGGCTGATCTACTTGGCTAGTTTCAGTTACGGCTTGGTCAGATTCATGGTCTGCTGGTAGTGTATCAGAAACATGCTGATTCTCATTTTCAACATCAGCTTCACTTGAACCATAAGATTGGTAGTGCCCGGCTAAATGACTTGACGGTTCATCAACTGCTGGTGTTAGCGCTGAAGGCACTTCAGGACTATCTACTGACTGGCTGGTTTGATTATTATGACTAACAAGTTGGTCTTGTTTAACAGGCTCACTAAATGTCGATACTTGATCTGTCTGGTGTGCAGCTTGACTCATTTCTTTGTTAGCCTGGTTTTGACCTAGCAAATCTACGCTGGTTGGTTGATCGTTTGTGGTCATTTGACCAAGAGGCGCCGCCTGAGCGCATCCTGCGGCTATTAGGGAGCTAATAATAATAAGGGCTAAATGTTTTCTCATGATGGTCCTCCCCTTTATCTGTTTGATTACATATATATTGTAACACATTTGTAACAAAATGTAACCTATTTGCAATTATAAATAAAAGCCCTTTCAGAAAAATTTTGTTATTTACTGTTTTCAACTAGTAAATTTGATATGATAGCCCTAACAATATATCTGGAGGTTTACCATGAATGAATTAATTGATAAGGCTGCCCAGAAAAAGGTAGGGCTCCTAGTTGCTAGCCCTCTCTCTTATTGCCTGAGAGCGATATTTGCGGGTATTTTCCTAACTTTTGGTACGGCCGTGGCAATGATGATTGCCAATAATCTTTACCACCTGGATCCTGCTATCGCTAAAATTGCCTATGCCCTACTCTTCCCCTGGGGGCTAGTAATGATTATTATGATGAATGCCGAGCTGGCTACTTCTAATATGATGTATACCAGCTATGCCACTGGTCGCGGTTCGATTAGTATCGGTGACCAGGTCAAAGTCTTGTTAACATGTACCACTATGAACTTGTTGGGTTCGGTTGTAATAGCCTGGGCTCTAAGTCAAACTGCTATCTTCAATCAAATTGACGATAGCCATTATCTTTTTTACAGTGTCCAAACTAAAATTGATAAGGCCTGGGGGCTAGTCTTCTTTGATGCTATCCTAGCCAATATTTTAGTGAATATTGCCATTGTTGGCTCCCTACGCATTAAAGAAAATGCCGCTAAGATTATCTATATAATCGGTGTGATTTTTATTTTCGCCTACTTTGGCTTTGAACACGTTATCGCCAACTTCGGGTCTTTCTCTTTAGTTGCCTTTACTCAACCACAAGTTGTCGATAATTTCCAAGTAACAAGCATCTTAATACACTGGCTACTGGCCTTCCTAGGCAATTTTGTTGGTGGCGGCCTCTGCATCGGTTTAGCCTATGGTTGGCTAAATAAACACCAAGAATATTTAGATTAATAGCCGTATACCAGGAGCCTGGGACATAAGTCCCAGGCTCTTAATATTAGATGAATATTATCAGCATAGTCG
Proteins encoded in this window:
- the lepB gene encoding signal peptidase I; its protein translation is MKNNWMKELLINVLIVVVTFAAVFLLFKYVAGPVRVSGQSMESSFQDGDRLLDAQLTDISHFDVVVFDAPDGSGDKYIKRVIGLPGDHIAFKNDVLYLNGQPYEEPYIDKSLNPTDGPNTFDFDLAQLTGSSQVPEGKAFVMGDNRQNSNDSRYFGFIDLDQLSEIKYEFWPTDDFGSVPNYEIQSGQIVAE
- a CDS encoding formate/nitrite transporter family protein; this translates as MNELIDKAAQKKVGLLVASPLSYCLRAIFAGIFLTFGTAVAMMIANNLYHLDPAIAKIAYALLFPWGLVMIIMMNAELATSNMMYTSYATGRGSISIGDQVKVLLTCTTMNLLGSVVIAWALSQTAIFNQIDDSHYLFYSVQTKIDKAWGLVFFDAILANILVNIAIVGSLRIKENAAKIIYIIGVIFIFAYFGFEHVIANFGSFSLVAFTQPQVVDNFQVTSILIHWLLAFLGNFVGGGLCIGLAYGWLNKHQEYLD